The Novosphingobium kaempferiae genome includes a window with the following:
- a CDS encoding DEAD/DEAH box helicase, with protein MSYFSELGLAEPILRALAAKGYTDPSPIQRKAIPSLLEGRDLLGIAQTGTGKTAAFSLPSLHRLANDPKPRQNAGCRMLVLSPTRELAAQIAENMRGYAKFLNLTVQCIFGGVPVGKQARALERGTDILVATPGRLLDLIDQRALTLKHVEIFVLDEADQMMDLGFIVPLKRVAALLPKTRQSLFFSATMPQAIAELGRQFINDPVKVEVAPQSTTAERVEQYATHINQAEKQALLTISLREGLAPDAAENASHGAIDRALVFTRTKHGADRVVRHLVAAGIPAAAIHGNKSQAQRTAALGGFRQGTVRILVATDIAARGIDVSGVSHVYNFEIPNVAEQYVHRIGRTARAGADGVAISYVAPDEKPYIRDIERLTRVKLEALPLPENFMQLAARLPAPSRKVEQPQGERRQGGGRSGGGRGGEGRGEGRGGQPRREGQRDGQRSDRPQGERSRSEAPRGDRREGAEGGERKRRFRPRGPKGMGAHKGAVKRAG; from the coding sequence ATGTCCTATTTCTCTGAACTTGGCCTCGCCGAGCCCATTCTCCGCGCGCTCGCAGCCAAGGGCTATACCGATCCCTCGCCGATCCAGCGCAAGGCGATCCCCTCGCTGCTCGAAGGCCGTGACCTCCTCGGCATCGCGCAGACCGGCACCGGCAAGACCGCCGCGTTCTCGCTCCCCTCGCTCCACCGCCTCGCCAACGATCCCAAGCCGCGCCAGAACGCCGGCTGCCGCATGCTGGTGCTTTCGCCGACCCGCGAACTCGCAGCGCAGATCGCCGAGAACATGCGCGGTTATGCGAAGTTCCTGAACCTCACCGTGCAGTGCATCTTCGGCGGCGTGCCGGTGGGCAAGCAGGCGCGTGCGCTTGAGCGCGGCACCGACATCCTCGTCGCGACGCCCGGCCGCCTGCTCGACCTGATCGACCAGCGCGCACTGACGCTCAAGCACGTCGAGATCTTCGTGCTCGACGAAGCCGACCAGATGATGGACCTCGGCTTCATCGTGCCGCTGAAGCGCGTCGCCGCGCTGCTGCCCAAGACCCGCCAGAGCCTGTTCTTCTCGGCCACCATGCCGCAGGCGATCGCGGAACTGGGCCGTCAGTTCATCAACGATCCGGTCAAGGTCGAGGTCGCCCCGCAGTCGACCACCGCCGAGCGCGTCGAGCAGTACGCGACGCACATCAACCAGGCCGAGAAGCAGGCGCTGCTGACCATCTCGCTGCGTGAGGGCCTCGCCCCCGACGCCGCCGAGAACGCCAGCCACGGCGCCATCGACCGCGCTCTGGTGTTCACCCGGACCAAGCACGGCGCCGACCGCGTGGTGCGCCACCTCGTCGCCGCCGGCATCCCCGCCGCCGCGATCCACGGCAACAAGAGCCAGGCCCAGCGCACCGCCGCGCTCGGCGGCTTCCGCCAAGGCACCGTGCGCATCCTCGTCGCCACCGACATCGCGGCGCGTGGCATCGACGTCTCGGGCGTCAGCCACGTCTATAACTTCGAGATCCCGAACGTCGCCGAGCAGTACGTCCACCGCATCGGCCGCACCGCGCGTGCGGGTGCGGACGGCGTCGCGATCAGCTACGTCGCGCCGGACGAGAAGCCCTACATCCGCGACATCGAACGCCTGACCCGCGTGAAGCTGGAAGCGCTGCCGCTGCCGGAGAACTTCATGCAGCTGGCCGCGCGCCTGCCCGCGCCCTCGCGCAAGGTGGAACAGCCGCAGGGCGAGCGTCGCCAGGGCGGCGGCCGCAGCGGCGGTGGTCGCGGCGGCGAAGGTCGCGGTGAAGGCCGTGGTGGCCAGCCGCGCCGCGAAGGCCAGCGTGACGGCCAGCGCAGCGATCGTCCCCAGGGGGAGCGCAGCCGCTCCGAAGCTCCGCGCGGCGACCGTCGCGAAGGCGCCGAGGGTGGCGAGCGCAAGCGTCGCTTCCGTCCGCGCGGCCCCAAGGGCATGGGCGCTCACAAGGGTGCGGTGAAGCGCGCAGGCTGA
- a CDS encoding dCTP deaminase domain-containing protein, producing MTFWSGDRLLRDGKQVDLVTPFDDKLIDCSAYTLRLGHESFVTPQFGEAGPNIKQQLAEAGEIDIAGIKMPVSGGELVIPAGQFAFLLTHEVVKIPAGCMGFISLKSKLKWNGLINVSGFHVDPGFHGRLVYSVYNAGPSNIHVRRGEKLFLLWIADLDTATAPGANRFIKTNNEPLVEIPTDLVSRVDRPLHSLQSLSEKVEALQRELSMIHRVMAALAVIAGLILAAWALLPSADGQSNSGSAIEVS from the coding sequence GTGACCTTTTGGAGCGGGGATCGCTTGCTACGCGACGGCAAGCAAGTCGACCTGGTGACCCCGTTCGACGACAAGCTGATCGATTGTTCAGCGTATACGCTTAGGTTGGGGCATGAGTCTTTCGTGACTCCACAGTTCGGTGAAGCTGGCCCCAACATCAAGCAGCAGCTTGCCGAAGCTGGGGAAATAGACATCGCGGGCATCAAAATGCCTGTATCAGGCGGGGAATTGGTCATTCCTGCTGGCCAATTTGCGTTTCTATTGACGCATGAAGTCGTCAAGATCCCTGCTGGTTGTATGGGCTTCATCTCGCTGAAGTCGAAGCTCAAATGGAACGGCTTGATTAACGTATCCGGGTTTCACGTGGATCCTGGCTTTCACGGAAGACTGGTCTATTCAGTCTATAACGCTGGGCCGTCCAACATCCACGTAAGGCGGGGCGAGAAGCTTTTCCTTCTTTGGATTGCCGATTTGGATACCGCTACGGCTCCCGGGGCGAACCGCTTCATCAAGACCAACAACGAGCCGCTAGTAGAAATCCCCACTGATCTGGTGTCCCGAGTTGATCGTCCTCTGCACTCACTTCAAAGCCTTTCGGAAAAGGTTGAGGCCCTGCAGCGAGAGTTATCGATGATCCATCGAGTTATGGCCGCGCTAGCAGTGATAGCCGGACTAATATTGGCGGCCTGGGCTCTTCTCCCTTCTGCAGACGGCCAGAGCAATTCAGGATCCGCGATAGAGGTATCGTGA
- a CDS encoding MmcB family DNA repair protein, which translates to MAEADSLSFSPLASHVAADVARGISRLFARNGIWCLPEMPLRGGRRADLMGIDAKGHVIIVEIKVSRADLLGDGKWTDYLDYCDRFYWGLSPALDRSPLEGEAFLPDSCGVIVGDGYDAEILRPAPLRQLAAARRKVETERLARASLRRLVTLGDPHTAQWGSDG; encoded by the coding sequence ATGGCCGAAGCCGATTCGCTCTCCTTCTCTCCCCTCGCTTCGCACGTCGCCGCCGATGTGGCGCGGGGAATCTCGCGGCTTTTCGCGCGCAACGGGATCTGGTGCCTGCCGGAAATGCCGCTGCGCGGAGGGCGGCGGGCGGACCTCATGGGGATCGACGCCAAGGGCCACGTCATCATCGTGGAGATCAAGGTTTCGCGCGCCGACCTGCTCGGCGACGGCAAGTGGACCGACTATCTCGACTATTGCGACAGGTTCTACTGGGGGCTTTCCCCCGCGCTCGACCGTTCGCCGCTGGAGGGCGAGGCGTTCCTGCCCGACAGTTGCGGCGTGATCGTGGGCGACGGCTACGATGCGGAAATCCTGCGCCCGGCGCCGCTGCGCCAGCTTGCCGCCGCGCGTCGCAAGGTGGAGACGGAGCGCCTCGCCCGCGCCTCGCTGCGGCGGCTGGTCACGCTGGGCGATCCGCATACGGCCCAATGGGGCAGCGACGGCTGA
- a CDS encoding nucleotide kinase domain-containing protein, with protein sequence MQDSEEAFFAFMAKREQLRLRKESGAPWPWSEDPILNAFKFTNVKREDDRTTKWMRQNWTMPHGNRPHGEIIFNCAFFRYFGTMEFAAAAGWRDHWDSEEICRLAAERQNAGERVFTGAYIIPSLGHRGPKAEAVSRLILTPLWQRRDELADVADQSKSWEQVANVLRGMPGFGGSGFMAKEVLQDAMHTPAMSHVLDRNTWCPAGPGARRGLNRLYGRPIGAQVKERALIAEMITLLAMAEENLPDYMPELELHDIQFQLCEFDKYERTRLGEGRPKSRYLYRGS encoded by the coding sequence ATGCAGGATTCTGAAGAAGCCTTTTTTGCCTTCATGGCGAAAAGAGAACAACTCCGCCTTCGGAAAGAGAGCGGGGCCCCATGGCCTTGGTCAGAAGACCCGATCTTGAACGCCTTCAAGTTCACGAATGTCAAACGCGAGGATGACCGGACGACCAAATGGATGCGCCAAAATTGGACTATGCCGCATGGGAACCGTCCCCATGGGGAGATCATCTTTAATTGCGCATTCTTCCGATATTTCGGCACAATGGAGTTCGCCGCTGCTGCCGGTTGGCGGGATCACTGGGACAGCGAAGAGATTTGTCGCTTGGCTGCGGAGCGTCAGAACGCTGGTGAGCGAGTTTTCACCGGCGCTTACATCATTCCTAGCCTAGGGCACCGGGGTCCGAAGGCTGAAGCGGTTTCTCGCCTTATATTAACGCCACTATGGCAGCGGCGGGACGAGCTCGCGGACGTTGCTGACCAGTCAAAAAGCTGGGAGCAGGTTGCGAACGTGCTTCGAGGAATGCCCGGGTTCGGCGGAAGCGGGTTTATGGCAAAGGAGGTGCTGCAAGACGCGATGCACACTCCCGCCATGTCTCATGTGCTTGATCGCAATACTTGGTGTCCAGCGGGACCTGGCGCTCGGCGGGGCCTCAATCGCCTTTATGGCCGCCCCATCGGCGCCCAAGTCAAAGAAAGAGCCTTAATTGCCGAAATGATCACGCTGCTGGCTATGGCCGAAGAAAATCTGCCGGATTACATGCCTGAACTGGAACTCCACGACATTCAGTTCCAGCTCTGTGAATTCGACAAATACGAGCGGACCAGGCTTGGCGAGGGCCGGCCTAAATCACGATACCTCTATCGCGGATCCTGA
- a CDS encoding DUF2141 domain-containing protein, with amino-acid sequence MSVAVSGMRSAKGQVLACLTTRADAFPDCSKDPQARKLTVTASEDLHLDFGRVPAGRYAVSLIHDENGNGKLDTSLMIPREGYGFSRDAAVRFGPPSFSRAAVDIGGENVRLAIHMRYLL; translated from the coding sequence GTGTCCGTGGCGGTCAGCGGAATGCGCTCGGCGAAAGGTCAGGTGCTCGCCTGCCTCACCACCCGAGCCGACGCCTTCCCCGATTGCAGCAAGGATCCGCAGGCCCGCAAGCTGACCGTCACCGCCAGCGAAGACCTGCACCTCGATTTCGGTCGCGTCCCCGCCGGGCGCTACGCCGTCTCGCTGATCCATGACGAGAACGGCAACGGCAAGCTCGACACCAGCCTGATGATCCCGCGCGAGGGCTACGGCTTCTCCCGCGATGCCGCCGTGCGCTTCGGACCGCCTAGTTTCAGCCGCGCCGCGGTCGACATCGGCGGCGAAAATGTCCGCCTGGCGATCCACATGCGATATCTGCTCTAG
- a CDS encoding sterol desaturase family protein, which yields MALDAPLLAICASALAMTAIMGVRYLLTSGLFAWITARVRPGHYRGLDRQIRREIAWSLASAAIYGFPAGVVAWGWREHGWTRIYTNVQDYPLWWLPFSVLAYLLLHDAWFYWTHRWMHEPRVFRVAHAVHHASRPPTAWAAMSFHPVEAVTGAIVIPALVFLVPIHVGALGVVLTIMTVMGITNHMGWEMFPRALVYSPLGRWLITASHHQRHHESYRCNYGLYFRHWDHLCGTDAGLSQAFSSSR from the coding sequence ATGGCGCTCGACGCTCCCCTTCTTGCGATATGCGCCTCGGCGCTGGCCATGACGGCGATCATGGGCGTCCGCTATCTCCTGACATCGGGCCTGTTCGCGTGGATCACCGCGCGGGTGAGGCCGGGGCACTATCGAGGCCTCGACCGGCAGATCCGGCGCGAGATCGCGTGGTCGCTCGCCTCGGCGGCGATCTACGGCTTTCCCGCCGGCGTCGTCGCATGGGGCTGGCGCGAGCATGGCTGGACGCGGATCTATACCAACGTGCAGGACTATCCGCTGTGGTGGCTGCCGTTCTCGGTGCTCGCCTACCTCCTGCTCCACGACGCATGGTTCTACTGGACCCATCGCTGGATGCACGAGCCGCGCGTGTTCCGCGTCGCCCATGCCGTCCATCACGCCAGCCGCCCGCCGACGGCCTGGGCGGCGATGAGCTTCCACCCCGTCGAGGCGGTGACCGGCGCCATCGTGATCCCGGCGCTGGTGTTCCTCGTCCCCATCCACGTCGGCGCGCTCGGCGTCGTGCTCACGATCATGACCGTGATGGGCATCACCAACCACATGGGCTGGGAGATGTTTCCCCGCGCCCTGGTGTATTCGCCGCTTGGCCGCTGGCTCATCACCGCCAGCCACCACCAGCGGCACCATGAGAGTTATCGATGCAACTACGGCCTCTACTTCCGCCACTGGGACCACTTGTGCGGGACCGACGCCGGGCTCTCGCAGGCATTCTCCTCCTCGCGCTGA